One window of the Bradysia coprophila strain Holo2 chromosome X unlocalized genomic scaffold, BU_Bcop_v1 contig_26, whole genome shotgun sequence genome contains the following:
- the LOC119069185 gene encoding amyloid-beta A4 precursor protein-binding family A member 2-like isoform X5 produces MSHSNESSNSNYPIYDNYVLQTQNQQKYDRRSPRGTLHHVLNSPDLAEVHIQSQSVKVGRSPNLFESSPNSTGSIDYTSLCSSDNIVVYDDIGRNWLNLNKTSDEQENIIDYNISPKRCTGNTLDSNAAMESFDNHSKTRFATATSPVRKPGFPKRITLPSSNYDSQHAITDTTTANTPSHVFSDEISKESTLDYLYEFSETRKVLEDFFSEPAIDPILDDSDSECDKSSDNAYIGQRLASLAHLSNNQYSMNESPKQRSGYYDMELYLDSNSSGDVLSKESLPAMNRQKATNNATLSPDSIEHDSNSGDLDSLPNDINCTVDQSSLFSGMPVLEDGLSSGHASDTDVHTNDMNCAEYQDINKADDTLEEQKIGPFDDEVAENNSVESTLRDIHSTLQRTKILLEISNPRNSTKNSDNPPSPNVWVRRDSINTPDSINSDQNPSRPCPDDEEADTDLETDRLLGQQRLDNIGNLEKVRFTDETTAIPRPAPQFSSATLRQGIGTSLTSASPVASHPDGMQDNDFISPIKMMAQKSPSGSTSSNVDGNRKRNKEVRWEPAVLIEGVLFRAKYLGSTQLVCEGQPTKSTRMMQAEEAVSRIKAPDGESQPSTEVDLFISTEKIMVLNTDLKEIMMDHALRTISYIADIGDLVVLMARRRYVPNGNNDESSPDTPKPNRTPKMICHVFMSEEAQFIAQSIGQAFQVAYMEFLKANGIEDHSFVKEMDYQEVLNSQEIFGDELEIFAKKELQKEVVVPKAKGEILGVVIVESGWGSMLPTVVIANLLSSGAAARCGQLNIGDQIIAINGMSLVGLPLTLCQSYIRNTKSQTAVKFTVVPCPPVVEVKIKRPNTKYQLGFSVQNGVICSLLRGGIAERGGVRVGHRIIEINNQSVVAVPHEKIVSLLATSVGEILMKTMPTSMFRLLTGQESPLYI; encoded by the exons ATGAGCCATTCGAATGAATcgtcaaattcaaattatccCATTTACGACAACTACGTGCTACAAACACaaaatcaacagaaatatGATCGACGTAGTCCACGTGGAACACTGCATCATGTATTGAATTCGCCCGATTTGGCGGAGGTCCACATTCAATCGCAGAGCGTAAAAGTTGGACGAAGTccaaatttgtttgaaagttCCCCGAACTCAACAGGTTCCATTGATTACACATCGTTGTGTTCGTCAGACAACATTGTGGTGTACGATGATATTGGACGTAATTGgcttaatttgaataaaacaagCGATGAACAGGAAAACATAATTG ATTACAACATTTCACCAAAGAGATGTACTGGAAATACGTTAGATTCAAATGCTGCCATGGAATCGTTTGATAATCATTCAAAGACACGGTTTGCAACAGCAACATCACCGGTGCGAAAGCCAGGATTCCCAAAA AGAATAACACTGCCCTCATCAAACTATGATAGTCAACATGCCATAACTGATACGACAACAGCAAACACTCCTAGTCACGTTTTTTCAGACGAAATATCCAAAGAAAGCACCCTCGATTATCTGTATGAATTTTCGGAGACAAGGAAGGTCCTGGAAGATTTCTTCAGTGAGCCTGCAATTGATCCAATTCTTGACGATAGTGACAGT GAATGTGATAAGAGTTCGGATAATGCATACATCGGTCAGAGACTTGCGTCTCTTGCGCACCTTTCAAACAATCAATATTCTATGAACGAGTCGCCGAAGCAACGTTCTGGTTATTATGACATGGAACTCTACCTCGATTCGAATAGCAGCGGAGATGTACTGAGCAAAGAGTCATTGCCGGCAATGAATCGTCAAAAAGCGACCAACAATGCGACACTGTCGCCGGATTCAATTGAACATGACTCGAATTCGGGTGATCTGGATAGTCTGCCCAATGACATAAATTGTACGGTGGATCAGAGTAGTTTGTTCAGTGGCATGCCGGTGCTGGAAGATGGTCTGTCCAGTGGTCATGCATCAGATACAGATGTCCATACAAATGATATGAATTGTGCGGAGTATCAAGATATAAACAAGGCGGACGACACACTTGAAGAACAGAAAATTGGCCCTTTTGACGACGAAGTGGCAGAAAATAATTCCGTCGAATCGACGCTGAGAGATATCCATTCGACGTTACAacgaaccaaaattttacttgaaattaGCAATCCGCGAAACAGTACCAAAAATTCTGACAATCCACCCTCGCCGAATGTCTGGGTTCGAAG AGATTCCATCAATACTCCAGACAGCATCAACTCCGATCAAAATCCATCTAGGCCATGTCCAGATGATGAAGAAGCTGATACTGATTTAGAAACCGATCGATTGTTGGGACAACAACGTCTAGACAACATCGGGAATCTAGAAAAAGTA CGTTTCACTGACGAAACAACCGCAATACCTCGACCAGCTCCCCAATTTTCGTCGGCAACATTGCGGCAAGGTATTGGAACGTCATTGACATCTGCATCACCCGTAGCTAGTCATCCGGATGGGATGCAAGACAATGATTTCATATCACCAATTAAAATGATGGCACAAAAAAGTCCTTCGGGATCGACTAGTTCTAATGTGGACGGGAACAGAAAACGGAACAAGGAAG tTCGTTGGGAACCTGCAGTTCTCATCGAAGGGGTTTTATTTCGAGCTAAATATCTGGGCTCAACTCAATTGGTCTGCGAAGGTCAACCCACAAAGTCCACTCGAATGATGCAAGCCGAAGAAGCTGTATCCAGAATCAAG GCTCCAGATGGTGAATCTCAACCGAGCACAGAGGTTGATCTGTTCATTTCTACGGAAAAGATAATGGTATTGAACACGGATCTCAAAGAAATAATGATGGACCATGCACTGCGTACGATATCGTACATAGCGGACATTGGTGATTTGGTGGTGTTGATGGCACGCAGGCGATATGTACCGAATGGGAACAATGACGAATCTTCGCCGGACACTCCGAAGCCGAATCGAACGCCGAAAATGATTTGTCACGTTTTTATGAGCGAAGAAGCTCAATTTATAGCCCAATCTATCGGTCAGGCGTTTCAGGTCGCTTATATGGAATTTTTGAAGGCCAACGGAATTGAGGATCATAGTTTCGTAAAAGAGATGGACTACCAGGAAGTGCTTAATAGTCAAGAGATTTTCGGCGATGAATTGGAAATATTCGCCAAAAAGGAATTGCAAAAAGAGGTCGTCGTGCCGAAAGCAAAAGGTGAAATACTGGGAGTTGTTATCGTTGAGTCTGGCTGGGGATCGATGTTACCGACCGTTGTCATTGCAAATCTATTATCATCTGGAGCAGCGGCTCGATGTGGTCAGTTGAACATTGGCGATCAGATAATTGCAATAAATGGCATGAGTTTAGTGGGTCTTCCGCTGACATTGTGTCAGAGCTACATCAGGAATACAAAATCACAAACGGCAGTTAAATTTACGGTTGTGCCTTGCCCACCCGTTGTTGAAGTTAAAATAAAGCGACCAAATACAAAGTATCAACTCGGATTTAGTGTACAAAATGGAGTG ATTTGCAGTTTACTTCGGGGAGGAATAGCAGAAAGAGGCGGAGTACGAGTGGGCCATAGAATAATAGAAATAAACAATCAAAGTGTGGTCGCTGTACCGCATGAAAAAATCGTCAGTCTTCTGGCCACGTCTGTTGGAGAG attttaatgaaaactaTGCCTACATCCATGTTTAGATTGCTTACAGGACAAGAGAGCCCATTATatatttga